The following proteins come from a genomic window of bacterium:
- a CDS encoding fumarate hydratase: MIDLSLDTPERDALFEEIGRRLYVDAQIDIPPDIRQGLRDAQTRESNPVARGILGTMLKAIEVSDRKQTLVCQDTGIPIFWITIGRGVSIDGVRMIDALRRGVERATTETPLRSSIVSPIRRENRQTSTGESVPVVHVEFSDAIDHIDILMMPKGSGSESMSFLKMLLPADGIAGIKKFVLETSVGAGGRPCPPTIIGVGIGGSSDLCVTLAKKATLRPIGQRHPDPEVAALECELLDAINSTGIGPMGLGGDTTALDLHIETAWTHITLNPVAINMQCWRGERRRARVYRDGRVEITY, from the coding sequence ATGATTGATCTGTCGCTCGACACGCCCGAACGCGATGCCCTCTTCGAGGAGATTGGGCGCCGACTCTACGTGGACGCGCAAATCGACATCCCCCCCGACATCCGTCAGGGGCTGCGAGACGCCCAGACGCGCGAGTCAAACCCGGTGGCGCGCGGGATCCTTGGCACGATGCTCAAGGCGATCGAGGTGTCGGACCGCAAGCAGACGCTGGTGTGCCAGGACACGGGGATCCCGATCTTTTGGATCACAATTGGGCGGGGCGTGTCGATCGACGGCGTTCGCATGATCGATGCGCTGCGCCGCGGGGTGGAGCGGGCGACCACGGAGACGCCGCTGCGATCGAGCATCGTCTCTCCGATCCGTCGGGAGAACCGACAGACGAGCACCGGAGAGAGTGTGCCGGTCGTGCACGTGGAGTTCTCCGACGCGATCGACCATATCGACATTCTGATGATGCCGAAGGGATCGGGGTCGGAGAGCATGTCCTTCTTGAAGATGCTGCTGCCCGCCGACGGAATCGCCGGCATCAAGAAGTTCGTGCTCGAAACCAGCGTGGGCGCCGGCGGTCGACCGTGCCCGCCGACGATCATCGGGGTCGGCATCGGCGGGTCCTCGGATCTCTGCGTGACGCTCGCGAAGAAAGCGACGCTGCGGCCGATCGGCCAGCGCCACCCCGATCCGGAGGTGGCCGCGCTCGAGTGCGAACTGCTCGACGCGATCAACAGCACGGGCATCGGTCCGATGGGCCTGGGAGGCGATACCACGGCGCTCGATCTGCACATCGAGACGGCGTGGACACACATCACGCTGAACCCGGTGGCGATCAACATGCAGTGCTGGCGCGGCGAACGCCGACGCGCCCGCGTGTACCGCGACGGGCGCGTGGAGATTACGTACTAA
- a CDS encoding ABC transporter ATP-binding protein translates to MSTALRLEGVSKSFGGLQAVRAVSLELKAQEILGLIGPNGAGKTTLMNLIAGAYRPTAGHIFLGAREVTGRPPFAIVHMGIARTFQIVRVFKEMTVRENVLVGALFGGRTDRRAAAERADEVLEFVGLSGLADRTTGEIGLAEQKRVQLARALAIRPSVLLLDEAMAGLNPGEMEAALELVRAVHRSGVSLIVIEHLMKVIMGLSHRVVVMHHGQLLAEGSPADVVRDPQVVAAYFGEHYSRRRQRSGPWAHRAPRADTGRDGDRAP, encoded by the coding sequence ATGAGTACGGCGCTCCGGCTCGAGGGCGTATCCAAGTCCTTCGGCGGGCTGCAGGCGGTCCGCGCGGTCTCGCTGGAGCTCAAGGCCCAAGAGATCCTCGGGCTGATCGGCCCGAACGGCGCCGGGAAGACCACGCTGATGAACCTGATCGCCGGCGCGTACCGGCCCACGGCCGGCCACATCTTTTTGGGCGCGCGGGAAGTGACGGGCCGGCCGCCGTTCGCCATCGTGCACATGGGGATCGCCCGGACGTTCCAGATCGTCCGGGTCTTCAAGGAGATGACCGTGCGCGAGAACGTGCTCGTGGGGGCGCTGTTCGGTGGGCGAACCGATCGCCGCGCGGCCGCGGAACGCGCTGACGAGGTGCTGGAGTTTGTCGGCCTCAGCGGGCTCGCCGACCGGACGACCGGCGAGATCGGCCTGGCCGAGCAGAAGCGCGTCCAGCTCGCGCGGGCGCTCGCCATCCGGCCGTCCGTGCTGCTCTTGGACGAGGCGATGGCGGGCCTCAACCCCGGCGAGATGGAAGCAGCGCTCGAGCTCGTCCGCGCCGTGCACCGCAGCGGGGTCTCCCTCATCGTCATCGAGCACCTGATGAAGGTCATCATGGGGCTCTCGCACCGCGTGGTCGTCATGCACCACGGACAGCTGCTCGCCGAGGGCAGCCCGGCGGACGTCGTCCGCGACCCGCAGGTCGTCGCCGCCTACTTCGGCGAGCACTACTCCCGTCGCCGACAGCGGAGCGGCCCGTGGGCCCATCGAGCTCCGCGGGCCGACACCGGGAGGGACGGCGATCGCGCTCCTTGA
- a CDS encoding ABC transporter ATP-binding protein produces the protein MAGYGAIQVLWNVTLDVAQGEIVTLLGNNGAGKTTTMLALTGLVPPWGGAVSLAGRPVAGLEPPDVTARGLTLVPQGRRLFGSMTVEENLLMGGYLRRDAGIPATLAHVYEILPRLHERRRQLAGTLSGGEQQMCAIGRALMSRPKVLCIDELSFGLSPLVTAAMLDVLVQIRAEGTSVLLVEQDVENALAVADRAYVMEGGRIVLSGSAAEVYDDPGVRAAYMGL, from the coding sequence ATGGCCGGCTACGGGGCGATCCAGGTCCTGTGGAACGTGACGTTGGACGTCGCCCAGGGCGAGATTGTGACCCTGCTCGGCAACAATGGGGCCGGGAAGACGACGACGATGCTCGCGCTGACGGGCCTCGTGCCGCCGTGGGGGGGCGCGGTCTCGCTCGCCGGTAGGCCGGTCGCGGGGCTCGAACCGCCGGATGTCACGGCGCGCGGACTGACGCTCGTGCCCCAGGGCCGGCGGTTGTTCGGCTCGATGACGGTGGAGGAGAATCTGCTCATGGGCGGGTACCTCCGGCGCGACGCCGGCATCCCGGCGACGCTCGCACATGTCTACGAGATCCTGCCGCGGCTGCACGAACGGCGCCGCCAGTTGGCCGGCACCCTCTCCGGGGGCGAGCAGCAGATGTGCGCGATCGGTCGGGCGTTGATGTCCCGCCCGAAGGTCCTCTGCATCGACGAGCTGTCGTTTGGGCTGTCGCCGCTTGTCACGGCGGCGATGCTGGACGTCCTCGTCCAGATCCGCGCCGAGGGGACGAGCGTGCTGCTGGTCGAACAGGACGTCGAGAACGCCCTCGCCGTGGCGGACCGCGCGTACGTCATGGAGGGGGGACGGATCGTGCTGTCCGGATCGGCGGCGGAGGTGTACGATGACCCCGGCGTGCGCGCCGCGTACATGGGACTGTAG
- a CDS encoding amino acid ABC transporter substrate-binding protein, which yields MRLTLGSIAAAVALVLLVTIGFQGTASPQDVSHTIRLGAAISNTGSLAAAGKLTTDGYDFAVDWINAHGGVKINGVAYKLAPIKYYDDESKPAQSAALIEKLVTQDHISLILGPYSSDNTIAAAAISSKLGAVMMADEGVAKVIWTSGNKNVIGPIMYDYQYMYPIVDALLAKQSGIKTAVMMHADDSFSVGVAEGAVAYMKNKGIRVLGDFQYPAATTDVSSLVAQIKPLNADVLMSSGHIEDAILITRQAKQNGLNFKALAFTVAPPTPDYVKALGKDAEYVIGPSPWLPQVNYTDPYFGNTQQFVAGFKAKRGYIPDYHVGDAAEGVELLVEAIAKSNSTDPAKVGAAFLNTTFATIAGFVHFDNNWHEDNQLGAAVQIQNGAPVPIWPQKYLANLKFPMPSWAQR from the coding sequence ATGCGGCTAACGCTCGGGAGCATCGCCGCCGCGGTAGCGCTGGTCTTGCTGGTGACCATCGGGTTCCAGGGAACGGCCTCCCCGCAGGACGTGAGCCACACGATCAGGCTGGGCGCGGCCATCTCGAACACGGGCAGCTTGGCGGCGGCCGGCAAGCTCACCACCGACGGCTACGACTTCGCCGTCGACTGGATCAACGCACACGGCGGGGTGAAGATCAACGGTGTGGCGTACAAGCTGGCCCCGATCAAGTACTACGACGACGAGAGCAAACCCGCCCAGTCCGCCGCGTTGATCGAGAAGCTCGTGACCCAAGACCACATCTCGCTGATCCTCGGGCCGTATTCGTCCGACAACACGATCGCGGCCGCGGCGATCAGCAGCAAGCTCGGCGCGGTCATGATGGCCGACGAAGGCGTCGCGAAGGTCATCTGGACGTCCGGCAACAAGAACGTGATCGGACCGATCATGTACGACTACCAGTACATGTACCCGATCGTGGACGCGCTCCTGGCGAAGCAAAGCGGTATTAAGACCGCGGTCATGATGCACGCCGACGACTCGTTCAGCGTCGGCGTCGCCGAGGGGGCGGTCGCGTACATGAAGAACAAGGGCATCCGGGTGCTCGGCGACTTCCAGTACCCGGCCGCCACGACGGACGTCTCCTCGCTCGTGGCCCAGATCAAGCCGCTGAACGCTGACGTGCTGATGAGTTCGGGGCACATCGAAGATGCGATCCTGATCACCAGGCAGGCGAAGCAGAACGGCCTCAACTTCAAGGCGCTGGCCTTCACGGTCGCGCCGCCCACGCCCGACTACGTCAAGGCGCTCGGCAAGGACGCCGAGTACGTGATTGGCCCGTCGCCGTGGCTGCCGCAGGTCAACTACACAGACCCGTACTTCGGGAACACCCAGCAGTTCGTCGCGGGGTTCAAGGCGAAGCGCGGGTACATCCCGGACTACCACGTGGGCGACGCCGCGGAGGGCGTCGAGCTCCTGGTGGAGGCGATCGCGAAGTCGAACAGCACCGACCCCGCGAAGGTCGGCGCCGCGTTCCTCAACACCACCTTCGCGACCATCGCCGGATTTGTGCACTTCGACAACAACTGGCACGAGGACAATCAGCTGGGGGCGGCGGTCCAGATTCAGAACGGGGCGCCCGTGCCGATCTGGCCGCAGAAGTACCTCGCCAACCTCAAGTTCCCGATGCCCAGCTGGGCCCAGCGCTGA
- a CDS encoding branched-chain amino acid ABC transporter permease, with product MEIWPQIIVNGLLLGGVYALSALAFSLEWGILNIVNLAHGSFIMLGAYLTWMLLTSPLHLDPLLSIPIDFAVLAVLGFLMQRYLLNRVMRGQFFLTLLLTFGIDYVLVNIGILLWTADPRAVITSYSATSLAIGALTIPYTRVAVLAAALVMTVALARFMHHTRMGRAINATGMDLDAASLMGVRLPIVFALTMGLGCGLAGVAGALYSVNFPFSPQIGGGLTLRAFVVTCLGGLGNVYGPLLGGLVLGMVESVASVVIGSGAVDAAAFIMLVFILALRPRGLGGRVTA from the coding sequence GTGGAGATCTGGCCGCAGATCATCGTCAACGGCCTCTTGCTCGGAGGAGTGTACGCCCTCAGCGCGCTAGCGTTCTCGCTCGAGTGGGGCATCCTCAACATCGTCAATCTGGCGCACGGGTCGTTCATCATGCTCGGCGCCTATCTCACGTGGATGCTGTTGACGTCCCCGCTGCACCTCGACCCGCTGCTCAGCATCCCGATCGACTTCGCCGTCCTCGCCGTGCTCGGGTTCCTGATGCAGCGGTACCTGCTGAACCGGGTGATGCGCGGCCAGTTCTTCCTGACCCTGCTCCTCACGTTCGGCATCGACTACGTGCTTGTGAACATCGGGATTCTCCTGTGGACGGCGGACCCGCGGGCGGTCATCACGTCGTACAGCGCGACCAGCCTCGCGATCGGTGCGCTCACGATCCCGTACACGCGGGTCGCCGTGCTCGCGGCCGCTCTCGTCATGACCGTCGCGCTCGCGCGGTTCATGCACCACACCCGGATGGGCCGCGCGATCAACGCCACGGGAATGGATCTGGACGCGGCCAGCCTGATGGGCGTCCGGCTTCCGATAGTGTTCGCGCTCACGATGGGTCTCGGCTGCGGCCTGGCTGGCGTGGCCGGCGCGCTGTACAGCGTGAATTTCCCCTTCTCGCCCCAGATCGGCGGAGGCCTGACGCTGCGGGCCTTCGTCGTGACGTGCCTCGGGGGCCTCGGCAACGTCTACGGCCCCCTGCTCGGTGGGTTGGTCCTCGGCATGGTCGAATCGGTCGCGTCCGTGGTCATCGGCTCCGGCGCGGTCGATGCCGCCGCCTTCATCATGCTCGTGTTCATCCTGGCGCTGCGCCCGCGCGGCCTGGGGGGCCGGGTGACCGCGTGA
- a CDS encoding branched-chain amino acid ABC transporter permease, whose protein sequence is MSLPARSPAPADALRPAAGAARRAGRAAVLRVALPVGFGIAVLATPLVASGYPLREATTILMYMALALSWNLIGGLCGYPSVGNVAFFGIGAYVTAALVAHLHWTLLPALGASALAALAFAAVIGPIVLRLNGHYFAIATLGTAQALGQIVIMVPWVGGPNGIILRVPIGDTDVYYLMAAVLGLALLITHVILRGSWGYACRMIRQDEHAAAACGVNATYYKTACWGLSAIVAALVGSVYAVWITFVNPPSVFDPLYSLTMVVLTLVGGAGTLWGPVVGAFLVEIVDQYLWANLLTAHTLFLGVVIVVIVLFLPRGVWPYLTGQQGLSWRSLFEGTRRLRV, encoded by the coding sequence GTGAGCTTGCCCGCGAGATCGCCGGCGCCCGCGGACGCACTGCGTCCGGCAGCCGGCGCGGCGCGCCGGGCCGGACGGGCGGCCGTGCTGCGCGTCGCCCTCCCCGTCGGGTTCGGCATTGCGGTGCTGGCGACCCCGCTCGTTGCCTCCGGGTATCCCCTGCGCGAAGCGACGACGATTCTCATGTACATGGCGCTCGCGCTCTCCTGGAACCTGATCGGCGGGCTCTGCGGCTACCCCTCCGTCGGGAACGTGGCGTTCTTCGGGATCGGGGCGTACGTCACGGCCGCGCTCGTGGCTCACCTGCACTGGACGCTGTTGCCGGCGCTCGGCGCGTCCGCGCTCGCCGCGCTCGCCTTCGCGGCGGTCATCGGCCCGATCGTGCTACGGTTGAACGGCCACTACTTCGCGATCGCCACCCTCGGGACCGCGCAGGCCCTCGGCCAGATCGTCATCATGGTGCCGTGGGTCGGGGGCCCGAACGGCATCATTCTGCGCGTGCCGATCGGGGACACCGACGTCTACTACTTGATGGCCGCCGTCTTGGGGCTGGCGCTGCTCATCACCCACGTGATCCTCCGGGGCTCGTGGGGATACGCCTGCCGCATGATCAGGCAGGACGAACACGCGGCGGCGGCGTGCGGCGTCAACGCGACCTACTACAAGACCGCGTGCTGGGGCCTCTCCGCGATCGTGGCCGCCCTCGTGGGCAGCGTGTACGCGGTCTGGATCACGTTCGTGAATCCCCCGTCGGTCTTCGACCCGCTCTACAGCCTGACCATGGTGGTGCTCACGCTGGTCGGCGGCGCGGGGACGCTCTGGGGCCCCGTCGTCGGCGCGTTTCTCGTCGAGATCGTCGACCAGTACCTCTGGGCGAATCTGCTGACCGCCCACACGCTGTTCCTGGGAGTCGTCATCGTCGTGATCGTCCTGTTCCTGCCGCGCGGCGTCTGGCCGTATCTCACGGGGCAACAGGGCCTGTCGTGGCGTTCGCTGTTCGAGGGCACCCGGCGGCTTCGCGTATGA